ATCTCCGCCGCGTGCGAGACATTTCAGGTGCTCTTTCCCAGAACAGTGCATAGCAACATGAGCTAAAGTCTCGACCCAAACCTCACTCAAGAAGCCCCGTTTCTCTTCAATTCCCATCTCTTGTAACCAACGAGCCAGCTTCACTATATCAGGCAACCTTAAACCTTTATACTGATCTAGACAAGAAGATTCGAGTAATTTACTTGAAAATGTTCTAGCACTGTCAATATCGATATGACTATAATCTGAAGAATCTGAATGCCTAAAAATTGCCGAAATATTGAACTGAATCTCCGAGAATAGAAACTCGTGATTTCCTTTCTCCCCGAGCATTGATGAGTGTGACATGAGAATGTAAAACATGTAATCGGATAACAACTTGCTTGTCGTGTAATCATCACGGTTATTAAAATTGCACAGCTCCGCATCCACATGATAACAAATATCAGTAGCGAGATGCAAAATAAAAATGCAATCGCCAATTCCTACATATTTCAACGTCTCCTCTTTTATACCTTCATCACTTTCTTCTTGCAACCTTTTTTCAAATAGCTTCCACAAGTTGAATTCTTCCATGTCCTGTATTTGTTTGTGCTGACAAACATCAACACTCTGTATGTATACAAAATGCTTGTCCAGGTGGGTTTGGATGCTTTTCTCCCACTCTATTTTCTCCCAAGTTGTACACCACCATTTCATGAAAAAGTTATCTTTAAAAAATGCGACCACAGCCCACACTTTACAGATCCCATAAGGCACTTCCGGACCTGGTTCAGTAGAAGGTATATGTCGGAATGTTAGCCAAGAATTTATGAAGTTATATTGTGGAATATTGAGCATTGTAGTGGCTTGAACATTTCCTCTATTCGATGTTAATTTTTTAGCATTAGCCTTACAAATGAGGGCAGACAAGATGTTATCGGTCTTGGTAGCCCACAATAACGCCCAATCAGAGACACAATGAGCAAAGATTGAATAAATCTCTAGCGCAACCGCTCCTACCAACAACACGAATGATATGCCGATATCGAGATGGGAATGTTGATTTCGAGTAGCATATGCAGCAGCAAAAACTGAGAACACAATCAATGCAGAGAAGGAGCAACAAAAGCTGATGCAGCGAAGAATGACACCAGCAAAAGTGTTAAGTAATGGCCTCTTGGTGTAGATTTCATCAAACTCTGTATCTACCAGCTTCAAGCTCGAAGAACAAGACTTCAATGAGATAGAGAATCCCCCTTTTAGCACAAAATCATATGGTAGTCTGATATTCAAATCTAGAAAAAGTGGCTTGAAGAATTGGATCAGTGTATAACCAGAATGGAGATACCTAGCTTCGAGTTTATCACATATATCCGTTATTTCATCTTTAAAATTTGATGCAGTGTCATCGAAGGTTAGGAAATTAAACCTACATACCGTGTCAGATTCGTATAACGTTTCCGTTAACTTAGAGTCACTTGCCGACCATAGACATCATGTCCTTTCACCGTACTT
This DNA window, taken from Rutidosis leptorrhynchoides isolate AG116_Rl617_1_P2 unplaced genomic scaffold, CSIRO_AGI_Rlap_v1 contig598, whole genome shotgun sequence, encodes the following:
- the LOC139884750 gene encoding uncharacterized protein; the encoded protein is MADSWHDSTQPTSSDVVETTSLGILMRSEKGKFTELAAFWAPFLLLHLRGPDTITAYSLEDNQLWGKHLLGLCCQVIVAAYLTETLYESDTVCRFNFLTFDDTASNFKDEITDICDKLEARYLHSGYTLIQFFKPLFLDLNIRLPYDFVLKGGFSISLKSCSSSLKLVDTEFDEIYTKRPLLNTFAGVILRCISFCCSFSALIVFSVFAAAYATRNQHSHLDIGISFVLLVGAVALEIYSIFAHCVSDWALLWATKTDNILSALICKANAKKLTSNRGNVQATTMLNIPQYNFINSWLTFRHIPSTEPGPEVPYGICKVWAVVAFFKDNFFMKWWCTTWEKIEWEKSIQTHLDKHFVYIQSVDVCQHKQIQDMEEFNLWKLFEKRLQEESDEGIKEETLKYVGIGDCIFILHLATDICYHVDAELCNFNNRDDYTTSKLLSDYMFYILMSHSSMLGEKGNHEFLFSEIQFNISAIFRHSDSSDYSHIDIDSARTFSSKLLESSCLDQYKGLRLPDIVKLARWLQEMGIEEKRGFLSEVWVETLAHVAMHCSGKEHLKCLARGGDLVSKVSLLMMLYGLGSRIYLLPNVQMEHTYVEYYGWMETELLADVSFRMAESKYSVEQVDVTVEFFTPGCPAITSLVNIFISRLSCNHSLGFLMRSEKGKFTEHAAFWAPFLLLHLGGPDTITA